A part of Solicola gregarius genomic DNA contains:
- a CDS encoding DUF5979 domain-containing protein, whose translation MSRGRIVLSVLSALVIALSTALGGLALSPAQAQGTGVLEISKSVINPQESYAPGDTFQYEIELSCSSVDGPGCDDAELTDELPEPLVLNGNPAVSVSGNIANDEYAVTEDGDAFTIDFTQDLGDGVVGMESGTDITIVVNVMVPEDAQANYGGTVTNTADATQTNGENVDASAAVTLDIPLELAATVDKTITPAGVPGIPGEPVEFTIDSSNASNASVDTMVVQDPADGADDPFEYLEVTGISSITPPEGATQVQVDWQSADGTWTDGTPTAIPDDPNALLDGITLSDIHGLRITWISEDGATIPPDASSTIVLETQTRSNVTDIPAGTDETVTNVTSTQVTLGEDESEVVTDDATVVISRADPTVTTEKTYTPANVPSGGTSTATISSTNGPIPVTEMVISDPGPGEPGFDEQDVTFEGFDADSIEWPANATEASVTYTYTEGDPTTETATEANTLPGPDPDRTVTGFEITYSGPIQQNAVANLSYDVMAPTLPDDSPGVTSTNSTSTEVTDANDTSATDDDTADLNVLPLQVDTEVTKDIVRDQMPGVPGSATVISLDAMVTGDSTIGSNVLQITDPSPQPPDSDNPPALTDFWNAMDLVSLGPVEIPTNTTLTVEYWSNSQQEWVTVESGLTSDDSPFNWTPTAEEREDIAGIRLTYEPTDPDGTLPPGFEVQPYFTVAQRDQLRDGSGSALPDDETITQTNDVQSKVDNPDSQETPRYDDDSDSIDVVPAPDGPGTDLLDKSWLNPDTGNPDDAVTVGALTDDQRDARITWGTGGFPIEQAVIADPASAGELDDVSTSVYDAFNLVEIQPINANNDPLMTFDAVTGVELYLDTNGDGDGNDPGEGWTDITETVCGADGAACDGVFPGYTLSDDEQASALGARLTFEESPTRADRITNPATDPPVGSGVANSEAASRPIDLTFQIRQTLRSDPDQPVLGTQHPEVPYNTGQPGLVDNTASLTPDDYAPSTDDARITITDSAVNTELTKEFDTDAVGLPPADGGTDPSDYPLVLATLTATNTTPAKVSNLQVTDAVDTAQQTSNTFDVFNLQQIVSISVPTAADPALSEVFLTENGTEGEALTIDEALALSESDLADVTQIRVLHHSPDGTLVAIEPDAQSVVELSMRLRPDHRSDGSPVQVGEEVLNIAQTDVSSPEDDASANADDTVTIQEATYGVEADKTIDPAERFENESRDYTIHLQGQPTGNVRTRVLTITDTEETFWNAFDFTSFDAVATPAPVAQIKTDALVGVTYELDADGAPVAMCDGSTDLADCWVDGDWTDTGGSIVPELPDGVSAGDVRGLRFSFQNADGTGWERPPNPIVPVEFTATMRDTLIIGPNGEDNTVPVPTTEPGQPTAPGEEEQGRTTDTVDVHGEGTFGTPGGGVYEADDAATDSTLRRHLTNEVSITKAPGNGNGEPPSYLPDSNIPYEFTVENTGTWPQTGVTITDQIQTNDNGSMLVEPRDSDGDPAPDYTFTLVDADGNPKSTDGFSAELDEDTGVLTVTPPDDFVFEPGDVLTVETPLIYQPGLEPGTEVENGVTTTDDRTYDTCEWTQNETIENTDTNVDACAASTVTQPLAASPLRVTKSVKGVGAGLPDAAPGDANYDDLGRVVSDGTDVSECDAPNAPNDFYVYPCEPITRPGGTERWQLRLTNSGNTTATILAGIDVLPHPGDTGVIVPTERESEWTPTLLGNFTTDGEPVDLADDFVSFYYLTTVPDQACNQADILSDTDPDWSAATYPDCYDEVESRNWVRVNPDTTPAELAQAKAIKGVIDYTDSPTGGGLPPLATVSVGFDTQTPWTPDMPGELPPTPIAWNSFAAGATAFFNGEPNPTNVIEPRKVGVATATGQLALEKVVDVPDGFPDDALPDSYPMQLACTSGPEDVDIVDADGNDQSQVTVPPDETVAVNDDGTLTIPWGADCTATEDPVPPGATVTWDPPGTGTTSGAVDATRDFADRDDIAEPAWPDPIDPATIQATNTYEVGGFTISKEVDESGAVDQDGNPITYDTDYDFTATCTYDNGEENVTVLDETFTLADGADQAFDNLPAGSECTVTEIGTGGAASTSVVALPNGTPSGDGTSAEFTIEPDEGDAHVNTVDFTNHYTVGSVNVTKALDGAGVDDWATEPFEVEMVCTLDGATPDPVFEDTHTFTPPFANGNSDTWTVNNLPTGAECAVTETETGGANDTSIAGSPITVGNGSTPPQEATVTVTNTFLDGQVRARKVIAGLEGQQLEQARDHTYTFSLACTREVDGETEDVDIPGGATRDVTPSESPVAIWDGLPVGASCEVTEVPDSQFPDTVDVIVVPDTVTVRNGRPVAQATVVNVFDEAPLTVEKLVTGDASEYAADEFGVEVECSYGDVPLNVDPQNPDAEPGPYDFTLAPDESFTTAELPVGSDCTVTETDTGNATSTTITGDGEVPITGDGATATIENRYDNTGFVIDKMVDAGGAVDANGDPVTYNVDYTFDATCEFNGQTVLDTEITVHAGESQQLDGVPVGADCTVTETDTGGAKDTAMQITQDGETTPGDGTSATFTLTAGTTDLDTVTATNAYGAGDLLVKKVVTGPGADDATGPYELRVRCTLDDASLKLVRDERHELQAGETWTVDDLPADAQCTVTEPKKGGADEVTIDPGTVTVADGKTVTVRATNTFGPDEGGDDDGRGDLQITKVVDGKGADDATGPYTLRARCTVDDASPKVVRNKTHQLEADETWILENLPARAQCTVTEPDNGGADEVAIEPGTVTVRDNDSVLVRATNTFGPHQGDDDDDDNDNDDDDDLPDTGGPINPIWVVLSILAIGVGGMAIRRSRRLS comes from the coding sequence GTGTCCAGAGGCCGCATCGTCCTGTCCGTTCTGAGCGCCCTGGTCATCGCGCTCTCGACTGCGCTCGGCGGCCTCGCGCTGTCTCCGGCGCAGGCGCAGGGCACGGGCGTCCTCGAGATATCGAAGAGCGTCATCAACCCGCAGGAGTCGTACGCTCCGGGCGACACGTTCCAGTACGAGATCGAGCTCTCCTGCTCCAGCGTCGACGGTCCCGGCTGCGACGACGCGGAGCTGACCGACGAGCTCCCTGAGCCGCTGGTGCTCAATGGCAACCCAGCCGTCAGCGTCAGCGGCAACATCGCGAACGACGAGTACGCGGTCACCGAGGACGGCGACGCGTTCACCATCGACTTCACCCAGGACCTCGGTGACGGTGTCGTCGGAATGGAGTCGGGCACCGACATCACGATCGTCGTGAACGTGATGGTGCCCGAGGACGCACAGGCCAACTACGGCGGCACGGTCACCAACACGGCGGACGCCACCCAGACCAACGGCGAAAACGTCGACGCCTCCGCCGCGGTGACCCTGGACATTCCGCTCGAACTGGCGGCGACGGTCGACAAGACCATCACTCCCGCCGGCGTCCCCGGCATTCCGGGAGAACCCGTCGAGTTCACCATCGACTCCTCGAACGCCTCCAATGCGTCCGTCGACACGATGGTCGTGCAGGACCCGGCCGACGGCGCCGATGACCCGTTCGAGTACCTCGAGGTCACCGGGATCTCGTCGATCACTCCGCCCGAGGGCGCCACCCAGGTGCAGGTCGACTGGCAGAGCGCCGACGGTACGTGGACCGACGGCACGCCGACCGCGATCCCGGACGATCCGAACGCCCTGCTCGACGGGATCACGCTCTCCGATATCCACGGACTGCGGATCACCTGGATCAGTGAGGACGGCGCCACGATCCCGCCCGACGCGTCGTCCACGATCGTCCTCGAGACACAGACCCGTAGCAACGTCACGGACATTCCTGCCGGCACCGACGAGACGGTCACCAACGTGACGTCCACGCAGGTCACCCTCGGCGAGGACGAGTCCGAGGTGGTGACCGACGACGCGACCGTGGTGATCAGCCGAGCTGATCCGACTGTCACGACGGAGAAGACGTACACCCCGGCGAACGTCCCGTCGGGCGGCACCAGCACGGCGACGATCAGCTCCACGAACGGGCCCATTCCGGTCACCGAGATGGTGATCAGCGACCCCGGGCCGGGAGAGCCGGGCTTCGACGAGCAGGACGTGACGTTCGAGGGCTTCGATGCCGACTCGATCGAGTGGCCGGCGAACGCGACCGAGGCCTCGGTCACCTATACCTATACAGAGGGCGACCCCACCACCGAAACGGCCACCGAGGCCAATACCCTGCCCGGGCCCGATCCGGACCGGACCGTCACCGGCTTCGAGATCACGTACAGCGGGCCGATCCAGCAGAACGCGGTCGCCAACCTCTCGTACGACGTCATGGCACCGACACTGCCCGACGACTCCCCCGGAGTTACATCGACGAACTCGACGTCCACCGAGGTCACCGATGCCAACGACACCTCTGCAACCGACGACGACACGGCCGATCTGAACGTGCTGCCGCTGCAGGTGGACACCGAGGTCACCAAGGACATCGTCCGCGACCAGATGCCCGGCGTCCCCGGGTCGGCGACGGTGATCTCGCTCGACGCGATGGTGACGGGGGACTCGACGATCGGGTCGAACGTCCTGCAGATCACCGACCCATCGCCGCAGCCGCCCGACAGCGACAACCCTCCCGCGCTCACCGACTTCTGGAACGCGATGGACCTGGTCTCGCTCGGCCCGGTCGAGATCCCGACGAACACGACCCTGACGGTCGAGTACTGGAGCAACTCCCAGCAGGAGTGGGTCACCGTCGAGAGCGGGCTGACCAGTGACGACTCGCCGTTCAACTGGACGCCGACCGCCGAGGAACGCGAGGACATCGCCGGGATCCGGCTCACGTACGAGCCGACCGACCCCGACGGCACCCTGCCGCCCGGATTCGAGGTGCAGCCGTACTTCACGGTCGCGCAGCGCGACCAGCTGCGGGACGGCTCGGGCAGCGCGCTGCCCGACGACGAGACGATCACGCAGACGAACGACGTCCAGTCGAAGGTCGACAACCCCGACTCGCAGGAGACGCCGCGGTACGACGACGACAGCGACAGCATCGACGTCGTCCCCGCGCCCGACGGCCCCGGCACCGACCTGCTGGACAAGAGCTGGCTCAACCCCGACACCGGGAACCCCGATGATGCCGTCACCGTCGGTGCGCTGACCGACGACCAGCGCGATGCCCGCATCACCTGGGGCACGGGCGGCTTCCCGATCGAGCAGGCCGTGATCGCCGACCCCGCGTCGGCCGGTGAGCTCGACGACGTCTCGACCAGCGTGTACGACGCGTTCAACCTGGTGGAGATCCAGCCGATCAACGCCAACAACGATCCGCTGATGACGTTCGACGCGGTCACGGGCGTAGAGCTCTACCTCGACACCAACGGCGACGGCGACGGGAACGACCCGGGCGAGGGTTGGACCGACATCACCGAGACGGTCTGTGGCGCGGACGGCGCCGCCTGCGACGGCGTGTTCCCCGGCTACACGCTCAGCGACGACGAGCAGGCGAGCGCGCTCGGCGCGCGCCTGACGTTCGAGGAGAGCCCGACCCGCGCCGACCGGATCACCAACCCGGCAACGGATCCGCCGGTCGGCAGCGGCGTGGCCAACTCCGAGGCGGCGAGCCGCCCGATCGACCTGACCTTCCAGATCCGGCAGACGCTTCGCTCCGACCCGGACCAGCCGGTCCTCGGCACTCAGCACCCCGAGGTCCCGTACAACACCGGCCAGCCCGGCCTGGTCGACAACACCGCGAGCCTGACACCGGACGACTACGCGCCATCGACCGACGACGCCCGGATCACGATCACCGACTCGGCTGTGAACACCGAGCTGACCAAGGAGTTCGACACCGACGCCGTGGGTTTGCCGCCGGCTGACGGCGGCACGGATCCGTCGGACTACCCGCTCGTGCTCGCCACTCTCACCGCCACGAACACCACGCCGGCGAAGGTGTCGAACCTTCAGGTCACCGACGCGGTGGACACGGCACAGCAGACGTCCAATACGTTCGACGTCTTCAACCTGCAGCAGATCGTCTCGATCAGCGTGCCGACGGCAGCGGACCCTGCCCTTTCCGAGGTGTTCCTGACCGAGAACGGCACTGAGGGCGAGGCACTCACGATCGACGAGGCGCTCGCGCTGAGCGAGTCCGACCTGGCCGACGTGACGCAGATCCGGGTCCTGCACCACAGCCCCGACGGCACGCTCGTCGCGATCGAGCCCGACGCGCAGTCCGTCGTCGAGCTGAGCATGCGCCTGCGGCCTGACCACCGCAGCGACGGAAGCCCCGTCCAGGTGGGCGAGGAAGTCCTCAACATCGCCCAGACCGATGTCAGCAGCCCGGAGGACGACGCCAGCGCCAACGCCGACGACACCGTCACCATCCAGGAGGCGACGTACGGCGTCGAGGCCGACAAAACCATCGACCCCGCCGAGCGGTTCGAGAACGAGAGCCGGGACTACACGATCCACCTCCAGGGTCAGCCGACCGGCAACGTCCGAACCCGAGTGCTGACGATCACCGACACCGAGGAGACGTTCTGGAACGCGTTCGACTTCACCTCGTTCGACGCCGTGGCCACACCCGCCCCGGTCGCACAGATCAAGACCGACGCGCTCGTCGGTGTCACGTACGAGCTGGACGCCGACGGCGCTCCGGTGGCGATGTGCGACGGCTCCACCGACCTCGCCGACTGCTGGGTGGATGGCGACTGGACCGACACGGGTGGCAGCATCGTGCCGGAGCTCCCGGACGGCGTGTCTGCGGGAGACGTACGCGGTCTTCGGTTCTCGTTCCAGAATGCCGACGGCACCGGGTGGGAACGACCGCCGAACCCGATCGTCCCGGTCGAGTTCACCGCGACGATGCGCGACACCCTGATCATCGGGCCGAACGGCGAGGACAACACCGTGCCGGTACCGACTACCGAGCCCGGCCAGCCGACCGCGCCCGGCGAGGAGGAACAGGGTCGTACGACCGACACCGTGGACGTCCACGGCGAGGGTACGTTCGGCACTCCGGGCGGCGGCGTGTACGAGGCCGACGACGCAGCGACCGACAGCACCCTGCGCAGGCATCTGACCAACGAGGTGTCGATCACGAAGGCTCCCGGAAACGGCAACGGCGAGCCGCCGTCGTACCTGCCGGACAGCAACATCCCGTACGAGTTCACGGTCGAGAACACCGGCACCTGGCCGCAGACCGGCGTGACGATCACCGACCAGATCCAGACCAACGACAACGGCTCGATGCTGGTCGAGCCGCGCGACTCCGACGGCGACCCCGCCCCGGACTACACGTTCACGCTGGTGGACGCGGACGGGAACCCGAAGTCGACCGACGGGTTCAGCGCCGAGCTCGACGAGGACACCGGCGTCCTCACGGTCACTCCCCCGGACGACTTCGTGTTCGAGCCGGGCGACGTGCTCACCGTGGAGACGCCGCTGATCTACCAGCCGGGACTCGAGCCGGGCACCGAGGTGGAGAACGGCGTCACGACGACCGACGACCGCACGTACGACACCTGCGAGTGGACCCAGAACGAGACGATCGAGAACACCGACACGAACGTCGACGCATGCGCGGCGTCGACGGTCACCCAGCCGCTCGCGGCGTCGCCGCTCCGGGTGACCAAGTCCGTCAAGGGCGTCGGCGCCGGATTGCCCGACGCCGCTCCGGGTGACGCGAACTACGACGACCTCGGCCGAGTCGTCTCCGACGGCACAGACGTCAGCGAATGCGATGCTCCGAACGCGCCGAACGACTTCTACGTCTACCCGTGCGAGCCGATCACCCGACCGGGCGGCACCGAGCGTTGGCAGCTGCGGCTGACCAACTCCGGTAACACGACCGCCACCATTCTCGCCGGCATCGACGTGCTCCCGCACCCCGGTGACACCGGAGTCATCGTGCCGACCGAGCGCGAGTCCGAGTGGACGCCAACGCTGCTGGGCAACTTCACCACCGACGGCGAGCCGGTCGACCTGGCCGACGACTTCGTCTCGTTCTACTACCTGACGACGGTGCCGGACCAGGCGTGCAACCAGGCCGACATTCTCAGCGACACCGACCCGGACTGGAGTGCTGCGACCTACCCGGACTGCTACGACGAGGTCGAGAGCCGCAACTGGGTCCGGGTCAACCCGGACACGACGCCGGCCGAGCTCGCTCAAGCCAAGGCGATCAAGGGCGTCATCGACTACACGGACTCGCCCACCGGTGGTGGACTCCCACCACTGGCGACCGTGTCGGTGGGCTTCGACACCCAGACGCCGTGGACGCCCGACATGCCGGGAGAGCTGCCGCCGACGCCGATCGCGTGGAACTCGTTCGCCGCGGGAGCCACGGCGTTCTTCAACGGCGAGCCGAACCCGACGAACGTGATCGAGCCGCGCAAGGTCGGCGTCGCCACCGCGACCGGCCAGCTGGCGCTGGAGAAGGTCGTCGACGTACCCGACGGGTTCCCCGACGACGCGCTGCCCGACTCGTACCCGATGCAGCTCGCGTGTACGTCGGGTCCGGAGGACGTCGACATCGTCGACGCCGACGGCAACGACCAGAGTCAGGTCACCGTGCCCCCGGACGAGACGGTGGCGGTCAATGACGACGGCACCCTCACCATCCCCTGGGGTGCGGATTGCACGGCGACCGAGGATCCCGTGCCGCCGGGTGCGACGGTGACCTGGGATCCGCCGGGAACCGGCACCACGTCCGGTGCGGTCGACGCCACGCGCGACTTCGCCGACCGCGACGACATCGCGGAGCCGGCGTGGCCCGACCCGATCGACCCCGCGACGATCCAGGCGACCAACACCTACGAGGTCGGCGGCTTCACGATATCGAAGGAGGTCGACGAGAGCGGCGCCGTGGACCAGGACGGCAACCCGATCACGTACGACACGGACTACGACTTCACCGCGACGTGTACGTACGACAACGGCGAGGAGAACGTCACGGTCCTCGACGAGACGTTCACCCTTGCGGACGGTGCGGACCAGGCGTTCGACAACCTCCCGGCCGGCTCGGAGTGCACGGTCACCGAGATCGGGACCGGCGGCGCCGCGAGCACGAGTGTCGTGGCGCTGCCGAACGGGACGCCGTCCGGTGACGGCACCTCCGCGGAGTTCACCATCGAACCCGACGAGGGCGACGCGCACGTCAACACGGTCGACTTCACGAACCACTACACCGTTGGGTCGGTCAACGTCACGAAGGCGCTCGACGGCGCGGGAGTCGACGACTGGGCGACCGAGCCGTTCGAGGTCGAGATGGTGTGCACCCTCGACGGCGCCACTCCGGATCCGGTGTTCGAGGACACGCACACGTTCACGCCGCCGTTCGCGAACGGCAACTCCGACACGTGGACGGTGAATAACCTGCCGACCGGCGCGGAGTGCGCGGTCACCGAGACCGAGACCGGCGGAGCGAACGACACGTCGATCGCGGGCTCACCGATAACGGTCGGCAACGGCTCGACCCCGCCACAGGAAGCGACGGTCACGGTGACCAACACCTTCCTCGACGGCCAAGTGCGGGCCAGGAAGGTCATCGCCGGGCTGGAGGGTCAGCAACTCGAGCAGGCACGGGATCACACGTACACGTTCAGCCTCGCGTGCACCCGCGAGGTGGACGGCGAGACCGAGGACGTCGACATCCCCGGTGGCGCCACCCGCGACGTGACACCGTCCGAGAGCCCCGTCGCGATCTGGGACGGACTGCCGGTCGGAGCGTCGTGCGAAGTGACGGAGGTGCCCGACTCGCAGTTCCCCGACACCGTGGACGTCATCGTCGTCCCCGATACGGTGACCGTACGCAACGGACGGCCGGTCGCCCAGGCGACCGTGGTCAACGTGTTCGACGAGGCGCCGCTGACGGTGGAGAAGCTCGTCACCGGCGACGCCTCGGAGTACGCAGCCGACGAGTTCGGCGTCGAGGTCGAGTGTTCGTACGGCGACGTCCCGTTGAACGTCGATCCGCAAAACCCGGACGCCGAGCCCGGGCCGTACGACTTCACGCTGGCGCCCGACGAGTCGTTCACCACGGCCGAGCTACCCGTGGGCTCGGACTGCACCGTGACCGAGACCGACACCGGCAATGCGACCTCGACGACCATCACCGGCGACGGCGAGGTCCCGATCACCGGCGACGGCGCGACCGCGACGATCGAGAACAGGTATGACAACACCGGGTTCGTGATCGACAAGATGGTCGACGCCGGCGGCGCGGTCGATGCCAACGGCGACCCGGTCACCTACAACGTCGACTACACCTTCGACGCGACATGCGAGTTCAACGGCCAGACGGTGCTCGACACCGAGATCACGGTCCACGCGGGCGAGTCGCAGCAGCTCGACGGCGTCCCGGTCGGCGCTGACTGCACGGTCACCGAGACCGACACCGGCGGAGCGAAGGACACCGCGATGCAGATCACCCAGGACGGTGAGACAACACCTGGTGACGGCACCTCGGCGACGTTCACGTTGACAGCGGGCACAACCGATCTCGACACCGTCACGGCGACGAACGCCTACGGTGCAGGCGATCTGTTGGTCAAGAAGGTCGTCACCGGACCGGGCGCCGACGACGCGACCGGGCCGTACGAGCTGCGGGTGCGGTGCACGCTCGACGACGCGAGCCTGAAGCTGGTGCGCGACGAGCGACATGAGCTGCAGGCCGGCGAGACCTGGACGGTCGACGACCTGCCCGCCGACGCCCAGTGCACGGTGACCGAGCCGAAGAAGGGCGGCGCGGACGAGGTCACGATCGATCCCGGCACCGTGACCGTGGCCGACGGAAAGACCGTCACGGTGCGGGCGACCAACACGTTCGGCCCGGACGAAGGCGGCGACGACGACGGTCGGGGCGACCTCCAGATCACCAAGGTCGTCGACGGCAAGGGTGCCGACGACGCCACCGGGCCGTACACACTGCGCGCCCGCTGCACCGTCGACGACGCGAGCCCCAAGGTCGTACGCAACAAGACGCACCAACTCGAGGCCGACGAAACCTGGATCCTCGAGAACCTACCGGCCCGCGCGCAATGCACGGTCACGGAGCCTGACAACGGCGGCGCCGACGAGGTGGCGATCGAACCCGGCACCGTGACGGTGCGCGACAACGACAGCGTCTTGGTGCGCGCGACCAACACCTTCGGCCCGCACCAGGGCGACGACGATGACGACGATAACGACAACGACGACGATGACGACCTGCCGGACACCGGCGGCCCGATCAACCCGATCTGGGTCGTGCTCTCCATCCTCGCGATCGGCGTCGGCGGGATGGCGATCCGCAGGAGCCGCCGGCTGAGCTGA
- a CDS encoding class I SAM-dependent methyltransferase, which produces MIDDRTAAELRDALLEADFTPQSVGELLGTPAHRALLRNETTPALRATGDGSALSTLTRLFSLQRPVDATAADHALPGLVDRLCLAGMLERTVSEVRARVDVRPYGDEEHDWWVVCDLTPGLDGADRAVPTDHVLGISEASMTLAQLTIRDSVDSALDLGAGCGVQSLHLGTHAGRVVGTDVNQRALSMARATARINGIEVDVRDGSLFTPVEGEQFDLIVTNPPFVISPGTGERLVYRDSGMPGDELVRRLVTDAPAYLRPGGWLQLLGNWAHRGGRSWDDRLEEWLDDTGCDAWVLQREVVDLPTYVELWLADAGLHGTPQYRERYDTWLSWFDDEGIEAVGFGWMCLQRTDRDQPVVRLEDWPAAIEQPVAPQVSAWSRAVDESAAPDDEVLGMRLRQRELVQEQQSAPGADDPERIVVRQLHGFRRARQVDTVTAGLIGACDGELSVGQILDALAQILDRDSVELRAAYADDVRSLLMDGYLTADLR; this is translated from the coding sequence ATGATCGACGACCGGACTGCTGCCGAGCTGCGCGACGCACTCCTCGAGGCCGATTTCACCCCGCAATCGGTGGGCGAGCTGCTCGGGACGCCGGCGCATCGCGCGCTGCTGCGAAACGAGACCACGCCGGCGCTGCGGGCGACGGGGGACGGGAGCGCGCTGTCGACGCTGACCCGGCTGTTCTCGCTGCAGCGGCCGGTCGACGCGACCGCCGCAGACCATGCGCTGCCGGGCCTGGTCGATCGCCTCTGCCTTGCCGGGATGCTCGAGCGAACGGTCTCGGAGGTACGTGCGCGCGTCGACGTACGCCCCTACGGCGACGAGGAGCACGACTGGTGGGTCGTCTGTGATCTGACACCCGGGCTCGACGGTGCCGACCGTGCCGTCCCGACCGATCACGTGCTGGGCATCAGCGAGGCGTCGATGACGCTCGCTCAGCTCACGATTCGCGACTCGGTCGACTCGGCGCTCGACCTGGGCGCCGGTTGTGGCGTGCAGTCCCTGCACCTGGGCACGCACGCCGGCCGGGTCGTCGGCACCGACGTCAACCAGCGGGCGCTGAGCATGGCGCGGGCGACGGCACGGATCAATGGCATCGAGGTCGACGTACGCGACGGCAGCCTGTTCACTCCCGTCGAGGGCGAGCAGTTCGACCTCATCGTGACGAACCCGCCGTTCGTGATCTCGCCCGGCACCGGTGAGCGCCTCGTCTATCGCGACTCAGGAATGCCCGGCGACGAGCTGGTGCGCAGGCTCGTCACCGATGCGCCCGCGTACCTCCGCCCGGGCGGGTGGCTGCAGCTCCTCGGCAACTGGGCGCATCGCGGCGGCCGCAGTTGGGACGACCGGCTCGAGGAGTGGCTCGATGACACCGGATGTGACGCCTGGGTGCTGCAGCGCGAGGTGGTCGACCTGCCGACGTACGTCGAGCTGTGGCTCGCCGACGCCGGACTGCACGGCACGCCCCAATATCGCGAGCGGTACGACACGTGGCTTTCGTGGTTCGATGACGAGGGCATCGAGGCGGTCGGTTTCGGGTGGATGTGTCTGCAGCGCACCGACCGCGACCAGCCCGTCGTACGCCTGGAGGACTGGCCGGCCGCGATCGAGCAACCGGTGGCGCCCCAGGTGTCCGCGTGGTCGCGCGCGGTCGACGAGTCCGCCGCCCCGGACGACGAAGTGCTCGGCATGCGTCTCCGGCAGAGGGAACTCGTGCAGGAGCAGCAGTCGGCGCCGGGCGCGGACGATCCCGAGCGCATCGTCGTACGCCAGCTGCACGGGTTTCGCCGTGCACGTCAGGTCGACACGGTGACGGCGGGCCTGATCGGCGCGTGCGACGGCGAGCTCAGCGTCGGACAGATCCTTGATGCGCTTGCCCAGATACTCGACCGCGACTCGGTGGAGCTGCGCGCCGCGTACGCGGATGATGTGCGGTCGTTGCTCATGGATGGCTATCTGACGGCCGACCTCCGTTAA
- a CDS encoding GNAT family N-acetyltransferase: MQQSGLATGVTVRRPRLDDDRRIFALVAAYGNAVVGFPDFTLDEVRDELNEPGFVLETDGWVAHDAAGELVGYATAFCRPGSDQVAVDVISLDVGVARWMLDTTLDRAREMGRASGHERVTVDKGTYRQDTTMRTLLADRGFEPATSFYRMRIDGPAVERDPRLPPGLDLRSAGAAESVRRDAHAVREESFVEHFGTEAQTYDDWTALLQSKARFDWDNLRVAYVDDEPVAMIHVTDQFVEDERCGYVAQIGVVERARGRGIAKALLRKAFADDAARDLDGTILHVDSNNTTPALGLYESVGMRTVLVIDVWRSEVATGGT; this comes from the coding sequence ATGCAGCAGTCAGGCTTGGCGACGGGGGTCACGGTGCGTCGTCCCCGGCTGGACGACGACCGCCGGATCTTCGCGCTGGTTGCCGCGTACGGAAACGCCGTGGTCGGCTTCCCGGACTTCACGCTCGACGAGGTACGCGACGAGCTGAATGAACCGGGCTTCGTGCTGGAGACCGATGGCTGGGTCGCGCACGATGCCGCCGGTGAGCTCGTCGGGTATGCGACGGCCTTCTGCCGCCCGGGCAGCGACCAGGTCGCGGTCGATGTGATCTCGCTCGACGTGGGTGTCGCACGCTGGATGCTCGATACGACCCTCGACCGTGCCCGCGAGATGGGCCGGGCGTCGGGTCACGAACGCGTGACCGTCGACAAGGGCACCTACCGTCAGGACACCACGATGCGTACGCTGCTTGCGGATCGAGGATTCGAGCCGGCGACGTCGTTCTACCGAATGCGCATCGACGGCCCTGCCGTGGAGCGCGATCCGCGGCTGCCGCCCGGCCTCGACCTGCGCTCGGCCGGCGCGGCCGAGTCGGTCCGCCGCGACGCGCATGCCGTACGCGAGGAGTCGTTCGTCGAGCACTTCGGCACCGAGGCTCAGACCTATGACGACTGGACCGCCTTGCTGCAGAGCAAGGCGCGCTTCGACTGGGACAACCTACGTGTCGCGTACGTCGACGATGAGCCGGTCGCGATGATCCATGTCACCGACCAGTTCGTCGAGGACGAGCGCTGCGGCTACGTCGCGCAGATCGGTGTCGTCGAGCGGGCGCGTGGTCGGGGCATTGCGAAGGCGCTGCTGCGGAAGGCGTTCGCCGATGATGCGGCCCGCGACCTCGACGGCACGATTCTGCATGTCGACAGCAACAACACCACGCCCGCGCTCGGCTTGTACGAGTCCGTGGGCATGCGAACGGTGCTGGTGATCGACGTCTGGCGGTCCGAGGTCGCGACGGGCGGCACCTGA